The following proteins are co-located in the Sporolituus thermophilus DSM 23256 genome:
- a CDS encoding type II secretion system F family protein, which produces MLTLIVAAAFITVFVAVVGLYHFGTVARREVKMRISRYVAKPPAPASLRPEQAVAPAMGVWRSLVRQLSRHFESFQWSRRLEHRLMQAGLPLRGSEFLVICAGSALMGMLTLVALARGRLMFAVIGAIIGYFVPLLVLRVKVERRTKAFNDQLGDALILIANSLRTGYSFLQSIEMVSREMPPPIAAEFARVLREMNLGVTTEEALNNLAKRVDSDDIDLVVTAVLIQRQVGGNLAEVLDNIANTIRSRIKIKGEIKTLTAQGRISGVIIGLLPFALGLIIYALNPGYMQVLFTHPLGRALVAGAVVSQIIGVLLIRRIVNIDV; this is translated from the coding sequence ATGCTAACGCTGATTGTCGCGGCTGCCTTTATTACGGTGTTCGTCGCGGTCGTCGGGCTGTATCATTTCGGCACGGTCGCCCGCCGCGAAGTAAAAATGCGCATTAGCCGCTATGTGGCAAAGCCGCCGGCGCCGGCGTCACTCCGGCCGGAACAAGCGGTGGCCCCGGCCATGGGGGTTTGGCGCAGCCTGGTGCGCCAGCTTAGCAGGCATTTTGAATCTTTTCAGTGGTCGCGGCGGCTGGAGCACCGGCTCATGCAGGCCGGGTTGCCGCTCCGCGGTTCCGAGTTTTTGGTCATTTGCGCCGGCTCGGCGCTCATGGGAATGCTGACGCTGGTTGCCCTTGCCCGCGGCCGGTTGATGTTTGCGGTTATTGGCGCCATTATCGGCTATTTCGTGCCGCTTCTTGTGCTGCGCGTTAAAGTGGAGCGGCGGACGAAAGCGTTTAATGACCAGCTGGGCGACGCCCTAATTCTTATCGCCAACTCGCTGCGCACCGGCTACAGCTTTCTGCAGTCGATTGAGATGGTGTCGCGGGAAATGCCGCCACCCATTGCCGCCGAATTTGCCCGGGTCCTGCGGGAAATGAACCTGGGCGTTACGACCGAGGAGGCCCTGAATAACCTGGCCAAACGGGTTGATAGCGACGACATCGACCTGGTGGTGACGGCGGTGCTTATCCAGCGGCAGGTGGGCGGCAACTTGGCGGAAGTTCTGGATAATATTGCCAATACCATTCGCAGTCGGATCAAAATCAAGGGGGAAATCAAAACTTTAACCGCGCAGGGGCGGATTTCCGGCGTCATTATCGGGCTGTTACCCTTTGCGCTTGGTCTGATCATTTACGCCCTTAATCCCGGCTATATGCAGGTATTGTTTACCCACCCGCTGGGCCGGGCCTTGGTGGCCGGCGCGGTCGTAAGCCAAATTATCGGCGTGCTGTTAATCCGTCGGATAGTCAATATTGATGTCTGA